ACCGTGCGGTGGTCCTTGATGTGGTTCCACTTCATGATGTCCTCGACGGACACGTTGTAGCGCTGGGACACCGACCAGAGCGTCTCGCCCTCGGCCAGGGTGTGCACCTTGCCCTTGGGACCCACGGGGGCCTGGCCCGCGACGGTGTTCGCCACGACGATGGTCCCGCCGCGCTCCTCCACCTTGGCGGGCGCCGCGCTCTTGGCGTCCGACGGCCACACCGCCAGCAGCGTGCCCACCGACAGCGTGCGGTTGCGGCGGGGCAGGTTGTTCCACTTCTTCAGGTCGTCCACGGACACCTGGAAGCGGTTGGCGATGAGCCACAGGCTGTCGCCGTCCTGCACCCCGTACGTCACGCGCGTCTTCCCATCCACCTTCTCGGTCTTCACGGGACCCGCGGCCACGGGCCCCTTGGGCGTTCCGGCGGGCACTTCGTCCTCCGGCCGCGCCACCACCACGCCGCTGCGCCGCGCCTGCGCGACCTTCGACGCCAGGGCGCCACCCGCTTCGCCGCTGCCGCCCCGGCCGTTCGCCGGCACCGGAATCACCAGCTCCGTGCGCAGCTTCAGCGTCCGCGCGTTCTTCAGCCGGTTCATCTGGAGGATGGCCTCGGGCGCCGTGCCGTACTTCTGGGCGATCTGCGACAGCGTGTCGCCGCGCTTCACGGTGTGCACCCGGAACGTCAGCCGGTCCGCCGGCGACAGCTTCTGGAGGTTCTCCGCGAAGAGCGTCGTGGTGCCGCGCGGCAGCTTGAGCACGTAGGGCTTCGAGGTCGTCGCGGGCGGCGTGCACCAGCGCCGCAGCTCCGGGTTCAGCTCCTGCACGTCCGTCACGCTCACCCCGGCCGCGCGCGCCACCACGTCCAGGTCGGTCGCGTCCGTGAGCTTCACCTCGTCGTATTCCAGCGTGGCCTCGTACTGGAACTCCTCCTCGGAGAAGCCGAACGCGGTGGGGTTCTTCGCCACCAGCGCCGCGGCGATGAGCTTGGGCACGTAGTGCTTCGTCTCCTTCGCCAGCCCGCGCTCCTCCGCCAGCACCCAGAAGTCGTTCGTCCCGTAGCGCTCCACCATCTTGCGCACCCGGTACGAGCCGGTGTTGTAGCCCGCCCACGCCAGGTACCAGTGGCCCAGCTCGCCGTAGAGGTCCTTCAGGTACGCCGCCGCCGCCTGCGTGGCCTTGATGGGGTCGCGCCGCTCGTCCACCCAGAAGTCCTGCTTGAGGCCGTACTGCTTGCCGGTGCTGGAGATGAACTGCCACGGCCCGGCCGCGTGCGCCCAGGAATAGGCGTTCGCGGAGAAGCCGCTCTCGATCATCGCCAGGTACACCGTGTCCCGGGGCAGGCCCTTCGCCTCCAGGATGGGCTGCATCACCGGCAGGTAGCGCGTGGAGCGCGCCATCCACTTGCGGAACCACTTGCGGCCGGGGCCCTGGAAGAACTGGATGTACTCGGCCACCCGCGGCTGCATGTCCACCGGGATGTCGTAGCGGTCCTTCACCCGCGAGATGTCGAAGGTCGCCAGGTCCGTGATGCGCGCCAGCGCCGGGGGCGTGTCGTCCTCGCGGAAGGTCGGCTCCTCCAGCGCGTCCAGCATCCGCAGCCGCAGCGGGTTCGTCAGCCCCAGCCGCCGCAGCGACTGCATCATCTCCGCGTTCGGCTTCGACTCGGGGTCCAGCGTGGCGCCTTCCAGCGCGCGAAGCTCTTCCAGCTCGGCGGACTCGGACTCCACCTCGTCGCTGTCCTCGCCCTCCTCCATCATGGGGACCGGAGGCGCGGCCAGCGTGCCGTCCGCCGTCAGCGAAGGTGCTTCCGAGGAGGGAACCGCATGCACGCCCGGCGGTGGCACGGGTTTCGGCGCCACCCCCGGCGGGGAGGGGACCGAGGCCAGGGCAAGCAGGATGAGGGAGAGAGGCGGCATGGGAACGCCAGGCGATGTCGCCCAGAAGCAGGCGAAGGCCGCAGTATTCGCCAGCTTTCTTGACAGTCAAACAACAAGTCGCTCGGTGTGCCCCCCGAATGGACACCGAGTGGGAGCGAGCGCCCTATTTCGACGGGGGCTCCGCCGCTTGCCCGCTCTTCTCCGGTCTTCCGTGACCCGGCCCGAGCACGCGGGGCAGGTAGGTGGCGAAGTCGAAGTGCGGCGAGTTCTCCGTGTTGTGGCAGGTGACGCACACGGCCTGTCCCGGCTTGCCCACGATGGTCTTCGGGCTGGGGGCGTCCACATGACGCGAGCCGGGGCCGTGGCAGCTCTCGCAGCCCACGTCCTCGCGTCCGGCCACCTTGTCCAGCCGGCACACGCCGCCGGGCTGCTGCCAGCCGGTGACGTGACAGCCGACGCAGTTGAGGTGGTGCTGCTTGCCCACCTCCTCCAGCGTCGCCCACGCGTGGTGGTGCTTGGTGCCTTCCCACACGGCGGTCGCGTCGGGGTGGCAGTCCGCGCAGGCCGCGCTGCCGACGAAGCCCGACTGTCCCTTCGCGGGCAGCGGGCAGTCCTGGCCGTGCGCCTTCGCCCACGCGAGGTTCAGCGCGCCCACGTCCGCGTCGTAGGCCTTCACCAGCGCCTGCGTGTCCGGCGCGGTGGGCAGGTTCGACTCCAGCGGCAGGAAGCGCAGCGTGAAGCCGTTGACGTCGGTGGCGGTCGCGGGCGGCGCGGTGAGGGCGGTCTGTCTGCGCGCCGCCAGCTCGTCGCGCTTGCCCTGCTTCAGCGCCTTCAGCTTCGGGTCCAGTCCCGGCAGGGCGATCTCCTTGTCCAGGAGCGCGATGCGCTGCTCCAGCGCGGCCACCTCCCGGTCCACGTCTCCCTGCGAGGCCTGGAGCGCGAAGGGTCCCTTCGCGGCCGCGTACGTCAGGTCCAAGCGCAACAGCGAGCGCCCCTTGCTCTGCAGCGCCACCACCGGCACGTCGGAGCGCACCAGCCGGTTCTCCTCCGCGGAGAACTCGCTGGCGCTGTGGGTCGCGACCACCAGGTTCGCGGCGAGCCCCGGCAGCGCCGCGGCGGCCTGCGCGGTCTCCAGCGGTTGGTCCAACAGGCCCACCACGAAGTCCGCGCCCTGCTCCCGCGCCCGCTGGCTGGCCTTCACCAGCGCCTCGCCCGAATCCGCCGCCACCACGCCCACCTGGCGAGCCCCCGCGTCCAGCACCTTCACCTCGCCCGGCGCCACCTCCGGGAGGCCCAGCCCCCGGCGGAAGTCCGCGCCGCGCGTGTCGTCCAGCGCTCCCGTGGCGCGCACGGCGAGGCCCATGGTGCGCAGCGCGTCCGCCAGCGCCTTCGCCTTGCGCTCCTCCTGCGGCACCTGATCCGCCTTGAGGTGCGTCTCCCCGAAGAGGCTGTTGCCGCCGTCCACGTACAGCACCGGCTGGCCGCCCCTGCGCGCCTCCTGCACCTGGAACGCCGCCCGTCCGATGCCGCCGCGCATGTTCTCGCTGCAGCCGCAGGGGCCCAGGTAGCCGCGCGTGTCGGCGGAGAGGAAGAGGACCGCGCCCGGAGGCGCGGGGGTGGGGGCCTGCTTCGCCGGGGCGCCGCCTTCCTGGGGGCGCGACTCCTGGCGTCTGCAACCGGCGAGAAGCGCGCTCACGAGCACCGCGAGGACGGCCGCGCGCATCGTCATCACCAGAGGATGCTCTGCACCAGTTCGTCGATCTTCTCGCCCATCGCCTCCAGGCCATTCACCTTGGAGAGCGAGCCGTCCGCGCCCACCTGCTCGGCCAGCTTCGACAGCTCGTCGTCCGGCAGGCTGGAGAACAACACGATGGGGATGTCCTGCGTGTTGTACTCGTTCTTCAGCGTGCGGCAGATGTCCGTGCCCTTCGCCTCCGGCATGTGGATGTCCGTGAGGATGAGGTCCGGTCGCCAGCTCTGAAGCGTTTTCTCAAACTCCATGAGCGTGGAGGTGGCCACGACCTCGTAGCCCCGCGCCTCCAGGACGGCCTTCTCCATGGCGAGGGTGATCTCGCTGTCGTCAATCAGGAGGATTCTTCGCTTCTGCTCGGACACGGCGACCTTCCTTGGGGTCGGTTCTAGCCCACCACCCAGCGTCGCACCAATGCTTTCCCGTGTCGCAACCCAGGCCGGGTTCGCGGCTTTGCCCGAGGGGCGTCCCAGCCGCCGGGCGGGCGCGGAGGTCGTGGCCGTCTTTCACGGGCAACGGGACCGAAAAAGGGTAAGGAAGCGCCATGAAGCACCGCGCCTCCCGGGCCCTGGCGGCCCTCCTCCTCCTGGGGTTTCTCCTCGGTGGCCTCCCCGCGGCCGCCCTCAACCCTGGACTGGGGCAGGTCCCCCAGGACCTCGACCGTTCGTCGCCGCGCGCCACCACGCAAGGCTTCCTGGACGCGGTGCATCGCGGGGACTACCCCCGCGCCGCCTTCTACCTCTACCTGGACTACCTCCCGGCTTCCGAACAGGCCGCGCAGGGCGCCCAACTGGCGCGGAAGCTGAAGTTCGTCCTGGACCGCGAGCTGGCCGTGGAGGTGTCCGCCCTTCCCAAGGTGCCGGAAGGCGAGCCTCCGGGGGCGCGCTTCAGCTCCCTGGGCGCCATCCCGCTCAAGGGGGAGAGCGTGCCCATCCGCCTGCAACGGGTGACGGTGGACGGCGCGCCCACCTGGGTCTTCGCGGAGGCCACCGTGAAGATGGTGGACCCGCTCTTCGACGAGTACGGCCCGCTGCTCACCGAAACGCTGCCGGCCTTCTTCTTCGACCGCACCGTGCTGGGCCTGGAGCTGTGGCAGTGGCTGGGGCTCGCGGTGACGCTGCTGGGCGCGTGGATCTTCTCGTACCTGTTGGAGAAGCTGCTCCTGTCCGCCGCGATGCGGGTGGCGCGCTGGACGAAGATCACCTGGGATGATCAGCTCGTCGGCGCGGGACGGGGCCCGCTGCGGCTGCCGTTCTTCTCGCTGTTCCTCGCGCTGGGCACGTCGTTCCTGCTGCTGCCCCCCAAGCTGCGGCTCTTGAGCGACCGGGTGAGCTACTCGCTCGTCATCGTCGCGGTGTCGTGGTTCATCCTGCGCTTCCTCCGGGTGTCGGAGGCGTTCGTCCAGAGCCGCGTCACCACCGAGGGGGGAAACCAGCCCCGCGCGCGCTCGCTGCGCACGCAGCTGGCCGTGCTGCGCGCCGTGTTCGAGGTGGCCACCTACGTCATCGCCGCCGCGCTCCTGCTGATGCAGTTCGAGGTGGTGCGCAACGTCGGCGTGTCGCTGCTCGCCTCCGCCGGCATCGCCGGTCTGGTCATCGGTCTCGCCGCGCAGAAGTCCATCTCCACGCTGCTCGCCGGCATCCAGCTGTCCATCACCCAGCCGGTGAGCATTGGGGACCAGGTGCTGGTGGAGAACGAGTTCGGCGTCGTGGAGGAGATCACCCTCACGTATGTCGTGCTGCGCATCTGGGACCAGCGCCGGATGGTCATCCCCATCACCCAGTTCCTGGACAAGCCCTTCCAGAACTGGAGCAAGGGCTCCCCGGAGATGATGGGCACCGTCATCCTCCAGGTGGACTACATGGCGGACATCGACGCGCTGCGCGCCGAACTGGACCGCATCCTCGCGAACGAGGGCAAGCACCTGTGGGATGGCCGGGTGAAGACGCTGGTCGTCTTCGACGTGATGGACAAGACCCTCACCGTGCGCGCCCTGGTGAGCGCGGCGAACTCCAGCCAATTGGGCGACCTGCGCTTCCTCGTGCGCGAGCGGCTGGTGCTCTTCCTGCGCGGCCGTCCCCAGTGGCTGCCCATGGTGCGCAGCGAGTCCCGCGCCGCCCAGCTGCCCCCGCCTCCCAAGGACGATCTGGAGGAGGCCACGGCGGGCGCCCCGGAGCCCCGGGCCTGAATCCGGCGCCTCCGGGGGAGCGGGCGCTTGCACGGAAGTTCGCCACCCGATGAATATGTCGCCCGTCGCGACGTATGACGCGCGTAAGAGCAGTCGCACCCTCGCTGGGGAGTCCAAGAGATGAAGCGTCCTGTCACGTTGTGCGGAGCCCTGGCGCTCCTGGCCGTCGCCGCGCCGCTGACCGCGAGCGCCCAGGAGCGGGGTCGCACCGACGGGCCCGAGGAGTCGGAGTACGGCGCGGGCGGCTACGGCGACAACCGCCGGGGCGTGTCGCTCCAGTTCGACTGGGGCGCGGCCATCAACGCCCAGAAGAACCCCGCGGGCGCGCCGGAGGGGCCGCCGCTGTTCGTGGGCGCCACCGTCTCCCTCTGGGGCGATGACTGGTACCGCCTGGACGCCAGCGGCGCCTACGTGTTCGACGGAGGCCGCTTCATCGGCAACGTGGGCCCCACCTTCCGCACCTGGGGCTGGCCGGTGTCCTTCACCCTGGGCATCAAGGCGGGCGCCATCGTCATCCCGGAGGGCGAGGGCCTTCGCTTCGCCCTGTCGCCGCAGGTGGGCGCGGAGCTCTTCCTGGGCCGCCGCGACCGCGTGCTCATGGGTCTGCACTACTCGCCGGACATCCCCATCGGGGGAGGAGGAGTGACGAACCGGTTGTTCATGAACATCGGATACCGGTTCTAACGTCGCCATGATCGCCCAACTGCTCGCCGCCGCTGTCGCGTTGACCGCCGCGCAGGCGCCTCGTGCCTCCGCGCCCCCGGTCTCGCTGCCGTTCCCGTCGGGGGACGTGCAGACCTACAACATCATCCAGTGGGACCCGAACCAGCTGCCGCGCATCTACGAGCGCTCGGATCAGCTCCCGCTCACGGATGAGGAGCTGACCAAGCTGTCCCAGGCCGGCTTCGAGCCCGCCCAGCTGGTGAAGATGATTGAAGAGCGCCGCTGCTCCTGTGACGCCAGCGCGGACGGCCTCATCCGCCTGAAGAAGGCGGGCGTGGACAAGACGGTGCTGGCGGCGGTGTCGCGCCACGGCCTGGCGCCCAACCGGCAGCTGGACGTCCTGGTGACGCTGGACTTCACCGGAGAGAGCCGCACCGCGCGCGAGGCGTTCCTCTACTTCTTCGTGGACGACGGGGACATCACCCGCGTGTTCTCCGCGAACCTCCCGGAGCTGCTCCAGCGCAGCAACAGCCACGAGACGATGGTGGACCGCAGCGACATCATGGTGGCCCGCACGGTGCGCCGCATCCAGCTGGCGGGACACGTGCCGCTCAAGACCTACGGCGCGCACCGCGTGCTGGTGGCCGCCAGCGCCAGCCCCACGCTCACGCACCCCTCGCAGCTCACCCCGCAGGAGCGCGCGAAGGCGCAGACGTACACCTTCGACTATCCGCGCGCGTCCTTGCAGAGCCTCTGCCGGCTGACGGCCGGCTACCGCCGCGACGCGGTGCTTGCCTACAAGTGGAACTTCGAAGGCAGCCGCTTCGAATGCGAATGGAACTAGGAGTCGACCCGACCATGAACACCCGCCGCCTGCTGCTGTCCGCCCTCGTCGCCGTGTCGCTCGCCGGCTGCGCGGGCCCCCGCGCCTTCACGCGGGGCACCTATGAAGACCCCAACACCATCGAGATGCTGGGGGACCGCTTCAACGAGAACGACCTGCAGCTCATCGCGAAGAAGATGGCCGAGTCGCTCGCCAGCTCTCCGCGCTTCGCCCAGGCCCCGCCGCAGGGCCAGTCCCTGCCCATCGTCCTCGTGGGCAAGCTGCGCAACAGCACCAGTGAGCACATCGACATGCGCTCGCTGGCGGACAAGATCCAGACGGCGCTCGCGCAGACCGGCCGCTTCGCGCTGGTGGACCAGGCCGCGCGCCAGGACATCGCGGAGGAGTACGAGTACCAGCAGTCCGGCTATGTGAACCCGAACGCCGCGAAGGCCCCGGGCCAGCAGGCGTCGGTGGACTTCCTGATGACGGGCGACCTCGCCTCCATCATCCAGGAGGTCGGCCGCGACAAGCTCGTCTATTACAAGATGACGGCGAAGCTGAACGACGTGCGCACCGGGACGCTGGCGTGGACGGACGAGAAGCAGATCCGCAAGAAGTTCGAGAAGCAGGGCGTGAGCTGGTAGCCGTCCCCGTGTCCAACCTCCCTGACATCGTCCCCCAGGCCCCACGCGCTCCCGTCCGTCCCGCGGCCGCGCGCTGGGGCCTGTTGTTCGCCGTGGCCTTGAGCGTCCTGGGCACGGGCTGCGCCAGCGACTACGTGGCGCGCACGGCCTCGGCGCGCTGGGCGTACCAGTCCTCGGACTACCCGCGCGCGCTGAGCGCGCTGGATGCCGAGCAGCGGGAGTCCCCGGAGCGCGACCGGCTCCTGCTGCTGCTGGACCGGGGCATGGTGCTGCACGCGGCCGGCCAGTGGGAGGAGAGCACGAAGGTGTTGGCGGAGGCGGACCGGCTCAGCGGCGAGCTGGACATCACCTCCGTGAGCGAGGAGGCCGGGGTGCTGCTCAGCAACGAGCGGCACCGCGCCTACCGGGGAGAGGACTTCGAGAAGCTGATGATCTCCGTCCTCCAGGCGCTCAACTACACGGAGCTGGGCCGGGACGAGGACGCGCTCGTGGAGGTCCGCCGCGTCAACGAGCGCATCGAGAAGATGATCGTCGACGAGAAGAAGCCCTACGAACAGCTGGCCATCGCCCGCTACCTGGGCGGCGTGTTGTACGAGGACCAGCGCGAATGGGACTCGGCCTTCATCGACTACATGAAGGCCTATGAGCTGGAGCCCCGGCTGGGCGGGCTGGCGGAGCCGCTGCTGCGGCTGGCGAAGAAGACCGGCCGCGACGACGCCTACGACACCCTGTCCCGGAAGTTCTCGGGCGTGGCGCACGACCCGCTCGCGCCAGGGGACGGGCAGCTGGTGGTGGTGGTGGAAGCGGGCCTGTCTCCGGAGAAGCAGCGGATGTCGCGCTCCAGCGGTGACTCCGGGGAGCTGATTGAAGTGCCCGTCTATCGCGACCGCGGCGGCACACCGCCGGTGCGTGTGTCGGTGGAGGGGCAGGCGGAGCGGGCCATC
This window of the Corallococcus silvisoli genome carries:
- a CDS encoding response regulator; the encoded protein is MSEQKRRILLIDDSEITLAMEKAVLEARGYEVVATSTLMEFEKTLQSWRPDLILTDIHMPEAKGTDICRTLKNEYNTQDIPIVLFSSLPDDELSKLAEQVGADGSLSKVNGLEAMGEKIDELVQSILW
- a CDS encoding multiheme c-type cytochrome is translated as MRAAVLAVLVSALLAGCRRQESRPQEGGAPAKQAPTPAPPGAVLFLSADTRGYLGPCGCSENMRGGIGRAAFQVQEARRGGQPVLYVDGGNSLFGETHLKADQVPQEERKAKALADALRTMGLAVRATGALDDTRGADFRRGLGLPEVAPGEVKVLDAGARQVGVVAADSGEALVKASQRAREQGADFVVGLLDQPLETAQAAAALPGLAANLVVATHSASEFSAEENRLVRSDVPVVALQSKGRSLLRLDLTYAAAKGPFALQASQGDVDREVAALEQRIALLDKEIALPGLDPKLKALKQGKRDELAARRQTALTAPPATATDVNGFTLRFLPLESNLPTAPDTQALVKAYDADVGALNLAWAKAHGQDCPLPAKGQSGFVGSAACADCHPDATAVWEGTKHHHAWATLEEVGKQHHLNCVGCHVTGWQQPGGVCRLDKVAGREDVGCESCHGPGSRHVDAPSPKTIVGKPGQAVCVTCHNTENSPHFDFATYLPRVLGPGHGRPEKSGQAAEPPSK
- the lpoB gene encoding penicillin-binding protein activator LpoB; translated protein: MNTRRLLLSALVAVSLAGCAGPRAFTRGTYEDPNTIEMLGDRFNENDLQLIAKKMAESLASSPRFAQAPPQGQSLPIVLVGKLRNSTSEHIDMRSLADKIQTALAQTGRFALVDQAARQDIAEEYEYQQSGYVNPNAAKAPGQQASVDFLMTGDLASIIQEVGRDKLVYYKMTAKLNDVRTGTLAWTDEKQIRKKFEKQGVSW
- a CDS encoding mechanosensitive ion channel family protein, whose translation is MKHRASRALAALLLLGFLLGGLPAAALNPGLGQVPQDLDRSSPRATTQGFLDAVHRGDYPRAAFYLYLDYLPASEQAAQGAQLARKLKFVLDRELAVEVSALPKVPEGEPPGARFSSLGAIPLKGESVPIRLQRVTVDGAPTWVFAEATVKMVDPLFDEYGPLLTETLPAFFFDRTVLGLELWQWLGLAVTLLGAWIFSYLLEKLLLSAAMRVARWTKITWDDQLVGAGRGPLRLPFFSLFLALGTSFLLLPPKLRLLSDRVSYSLVIVAVSWFILRFLRVSEAFVQSRVTTEGGNQPRARSLRTQLAVLRAVFEVATYVIAAALLLMQFEVVRNVGVSLLASAGIAGLVIGLAAQKSISTLLAGIQLSITQPVSIGDQVLVENEFGVVEEITLTYVVLRIWDQRRMVIPITQFLDKPFQNWSKGSPEMMGTVILQVDYMADIDALRAELDRILANEGKHLWDGRVKTLVVFDVMDKTLTVRALVSAANSSQLGDLRFLVRERLVLFLRGRPQWLPMVRSESRAAQLPPPPKDDLEEATAGAPEPRA
- a CDS encoding COG3014 family protein; translation: MSNLPDIVPQAPRAPVRPAAARWGLLFAVALSVLGTGCASDYVARTASARWAYQSSDYPRALSALDAEQRESPERDRLLLLLDRGMVLHAAGQWEESTKVLAEADRLSGELDITSVSEEAGVLLSNERHRAYRGEDFEKLMISVLQALNYTELGRDEDALVEVRRVNERIEKMIVDEKKPYEQLAIARYLGGVLYEDQREWDSAFIDYMKAYELEPRLGGLAEPLLRLAKKTGRDDAYDTLSRKFSGVAHDPLAPGDGQLVVVVEAGLSPEKQRMSRSSGDSGELIEVPVYRDRGGTPPVRVSVEGQAERAITVTSLSRVAQVHLNDRIGRMLAKQLAGAVAKAGLAAGVGALTKSKELGVLTFLVLNAGNQPDLRSWLSLPAEFQVARFRLPPGKHTVQVDAPGRPTTHLVDVKPGRVAVLVVRSY
- a CDS encoding lytic transglycosylase domain-containing protein yields the protein MPPLSLILLALASVPSPPGVAPKPVPPPGVHAVPSSEAPSLTADGTLAAPPVPMMEEGEDSDEVESESAELEELRALEGATLDPESKPNAEMMQSLRRLGLTNPLRLRMLDALEEPTFREDDTPPALARITDLATFDISRVKDRYDIPVDMQPRVAEYIQFFQGPGRKWFRKWMARSTRYLPVMQPILEAKGLPRDTVYLAMIESGFSANAYSWAHAAGPWQFISSTGKQYGLKQDFWVDERRDPIKATQAAAAYLKDLYGELGHWYLAWAGYNTGSYRVRKMVERYGTNDFWVLAEERGLAKETKHYVPKLIAAALVAKNPTAFGFSEEEFQYEATLEYDEVKLTDATDLDVVARAAGVSVTDVQELNPELRRWCTPPATTSKPYVLKLPRGTTTLFAENLQKLSPADRLTFRVHTVKRGDTLSQIAQKYGTAPEAILQMNRLKNARTLKLRTELVIPVPANGRGGSGEAGGALASKVAQARRSGVVVARPEDEVPAGTPKGPVAAGPVKTEKVDGKTRVTYGVQDGDSLWLIANRFQVSVDDLKKWNNLPRRNRTLSVGTLLAVWPSDAKSAAPAKVEERGGTIVVANTVAGQAPVGPKGKVHTLAEGETLWSVSQRYNVSVEDIMKWNHIKDHRTVPTGKLLSLSAP